The following proteins are encoded in a genomic region of Hippoglossus hippoglossus isolate fHipHip1 chromosome 3, fHipHip1.pri, whole genome shotgun sequence:
- the rpl13 gene encoding 60S ribosomal protein L13, producing MAPSRNGMILNPHFHKDWQKRVRTWFNQPARKIRRRKARQIKARNIAPRPVAGPLRPQVRCPTIRYHTKVRAGRGFTLEELKAAGIHKKTARTIGIAVDSRRRNRSTESLQANVQRLKEYRSKLILFPRKASAPKKGDSTEEELKMATQLAGPLMPIRTVHKKEKARVISEDEKNFKAFASLRMARSNARLFGIRAKRAKEAAEQDVEKKK from the exons ATGGCCCCCAGCCGGAATGGAATGATCCTGAACCCCCACTTCCACAAAGACTGGCAGAAGAGAGTGCGCACCTGGTTCAACCAGCCCGCCCGGAAGATCCGCAG GCGAAAGGCTCGTCAGATCAAGGCCCGTAACATCGCCCCCCGTCCTGTTGCAGGACCGTTAAGGCCACAGGTTCGGTGTCCCACGATCCGGTACCATACAAAGGTCCGTGCCGGACGTGGCTTCACCCTGGAGGAACTCAAG GCAGCTGGCATCCACAAAAAGACAGCCCGCACCATCGGCATCGCTGTTGACTCTCGCCGCCGTAACAGATCCACAGAGTCTCTTCAGGCCAACGTGCAGCGTCTGAAGGAGTACCGCTCCAAGCTCATCCTGTTCCCCAGGAAGGCTTCTGCCCCCAAGAAGGGAGACAGCACT GAGGAGGAACTGAAGATGGCCACTCAGCTCGCTGGGCCACTCATGCCCATCAGAACT GTCCACAAGAAGGAGAAGGCCAGAGTTATCTCCGAGGACGAGAAGAACTTCAAGGCTTTCGCCAGCCTGCGTATGGCCCGCTCCAATGCTCGTCTCTTCGGCATCCGTGCCAAGAGAGCCAAAGAGGCTGCCGAACAGGAcgtggagaagaagaagtaa